The nucleotide window tctactaatgatgttttgtgtaggaacttcgagcgcatcatgcaggataagttcgagatgagtgctatgggggaaatgaatttctttttgggcctacaagtgcaacaaacggagtctgggatattcatccatcagactaaatatgttggtgacatcttgagccggttccagatgtccgatgcaacgcccattggtaccccattgccaactaatcacggaataactcctgacttgaagggtgaacctgttagtccttcatactatcgcgcgatgatcggatctcttatgtacctcacagcatcaaggccagatataatgtacccaacgtgcctgcttgccagatatcaagttaacccgaaggcctcacatcttgcagctgtcaaaaggatttttcgttatttgaaggcttaccccgacaccggtctgtggtatcctagggataataactttgacttggtcgcgttcagtgattctgattttggcggatgcaaaatcgacggcaaatccacaacggctggatgtcagtttttaggaaatcgcctagtcacatggcagtgaaagaagcagacatgcgttgctacatcaacatgcgaagctgaatacattgctgcctcaagttgttgctcccaagttctttggatccaacaacaaatgcgggactacggttttgaattcctaactactcctatttacgttgataattctgctgctttagatatcactagaaatcctgtgcagcactcaaagaccaaacacatcgaaatcaaatatcacttcatacgtgattgctttgagaaaaggctaatcgatgttgttaaggtccacaccgatgaccaacgtgccgacttatttaccaaagcttttgacaaatctagatttgacttcttattattggtaaacgacattacggtcaagcaagagtaaaaccaacatcggaaaatcatttttgtaaatatctttgtgtgtttaaatttatcttagtttattgattttagggggagtaaatccaaaaatctgaaaatccaaaaacatcgaaaaatttcaaaaacacaaaaacaatagaaaaacaaaaatgagtttcctggcgagcaaaagagaaaatgatagtacatcagtggtctatccaaacctctttaaaccttaaatgaataACGATAAGCAgttctatataagatgtatcggtaggctcacaatcattttaaagtgtgcagggtgatataaatcttaatcgactgaagaccaggtgggaaccattcattggcatatggtcttagtaccgaaatttcgtttgagagattgccgaggttctgagatattcggtctttatgctgcttatcatctgggtatcatggttgtatcttttaccgaaaaataacggggacgcaagtctagatcttccatgatactatacatacgtgtacatattacatactgcattcgacctcaataagtgataaacaatcacatgtccctacaaataagtgataaaatatcacatttatccgggtgtcaagttcgtctctctgctgtacggaagtactgacctgttcacggacttgcacctgtgccctcatgcatatgaaaatcaagttcctcatcaataagtgattctatcacataggacttgttttcaatcaaaataagtgagtatctcacatcatatacggtcaaacagatgataatcggtatactcaccggtaagatgaactctcgtgcataccttgatacgggaatgtgtcgtgatgtggatgaacaccggtcggtaagtataaatcataccttaacgtatcccctcgccatgattacatctgataagttgagcttaagtggacaacaataccgataattgttataggatgtttatcttaatgttaactaactgaacaacaagagtgttttgacatgaccgtacactgatatgattctcttaccctcgaaactcgcaaaaagaatgtctgtatatatttatttactgcttaacgtttattgttttcttttaaacagtttcgtcgtttggtgcatatcagcacgacattagcggtgatgtcgtttgataacactcaaaggattttaaattgttgtattttaatttcaaaaataccaaaaagattttatgtgtgttttaatataaactttataaaagccaaaaagattttatttctactttattttcgatcgtacgatgttggagctcgagtcttcgttacctgaaacctgaacgaaaccgaattgactaaatcttcataaacggtcgaaatttgcaagttttgaaagttaaatttaaaattgataaatttattaaactttcaaactgtcggacggtgtttgattatgacatggtcattcgtgtgtcatttggttatactaactattccaagcagttgttctcattatgcgtttagatttcttgcatgtgcagattctaaaggcttggAGAACATGATCGATGataagctttggaatgaagacacgacgagaaggcgctcaaaagatgaagatgatcgagttgtcgctgaccatcatcaacaccacaaggatctcacttcataaagatcaagtttttcacgagcataactcaagggggagcttatgttaagggggagtttgtcaacacacttcctacatgatacgggtagtttgttgatacactctctgctttcaagacgtgaagactttgaagatcctccgacattgaagactcgaAAGGatatcagagtcttgaagacatgaagatcaagGATGATCAAGATCAAGACAAATCTGCAAACATCGAAGatcaagacaaagctacagccaagggggagtttgttggtgcacttgtgtctgtactttgtatgtattcggtcacgatgtaaacgatgtccgtgtaagtcctgtaagttgaccaagtcaaccgtcctcctggtttgacttggccaaacaatCAGATATTGGTTGTAAAGTGTCTGTCTCGAAGGTTGAGGATCGAAGGATGTTTCatatccttcgatgacttcgaaagatatgcttcgactgatagacctcgaaggatcatccttcgaggtccttgctgatccttcgagaGCATTgcattcgaaagatgatccttcggaccatctatcgaatccttcgagcaagacctgctgtgtatgggtataaatacccatgcagtgtgttgtgttcaTTTAGACACTTAGAGagacagacagaaagatagagctgagagcattctgtccgaaacacacacacacatagtgagagtttgcaagttagatttgtaaacattgtgcttgtaaccggaaccttcatacgtattaatacagtggtgttaatcggtgaactcttgtgtgtttgtttctctacttgcttcatctcggtttgcttactagcttggattccgcactcgctagtaggtttgtataacaaggtttaggttcgtcatcctccggaaagggacctacagcaatcctagtccctcaagtttattaCCCATCATAGTTACCACAAGTTTCAATCCTTTACTTAATTTGCTagacatttaactaggtttactaaCCTAATGTGCTTGTTTGAAGGGGAGAACAACAGCCACTAGATCATGTTTCAATATCAAGGGCTAAGATTGTTCCTTTGTTGCAGCACACAGATCCAACTCTTATCGGCAACACCTATAGCAGCGACGCAAGGCAATAGCGACGATTGGTAATGCAGTCATCGCTATTGCCTAACGTCGCGGCTATTGGTGTGGCCGATATTACTCGCTTTTCTTGTAGTGTGGGTTTTGGTTGTTGATTTTGGGCATATAAAATAAGTGTACTTTGGTAATTTATATTTAATGTAAAGTattaatatatatacacaaacaTAACAAATATAGTCTTTACACACACTCTCTCACGGGCAACCATAGAAATAACAATCAAAAGACAAAATCAACAAGACATGGAGTTAAGACCATGGAGTAAATTGGCGACAAAACCGAAACAAACAGGAGTAAaagactatttttaaaggattgtgacaaaactattaaaaCGAACAAACCATACGGAGGAAAGGAGAAGTTTACTCTGGAAAAAATGAATGGTAAGCATCAAAAAAATGAAACACCTAACGATTTCTAATTAGTTTGGCTGGGTATTATTCCAATTTCTTGACGTCTATATTACACACTCGATTTTCAATATTTATATTGTTTTCACACGGACCAAATACAAAAAAGGATGACTATTTCACAAATCATGTCATATAAATCACAAAGACCAAATAAAAGAAAGAAACACGACTTGACTATTTGACCAACTAAATGATATGAAAGAAAGCAATGTAATCCGATTTATTTATATCTAACATGGCAGCGACTTTAATAACAGTTGGTAGTTTCGTAACCGAACCTGATGTAACAAGAACAAGGTGACGTCATAAACAACTCAATGTAGATTTGTTATTTTACTTAAGTTTTGGTGTAGATTTGTAgatttaataaaatataatattcaGATAAATTAAATATGGAGCCTAAAGAGAATAGGGTAAACCTGAAAATGAGATCTTAAAGAtgataatatttaaaaaaaaaaggttataAAAACCGGTTCATGCTATCTGAACCGGTTTCGTACCTGGTTCTGATCAAATCAGACTTGTCTGATTGTGATAATATTGATAACGTTCAAACAAAATaaaacttttactataaaaacattacaagaaaaacTACTCAAAGATCAAAGACCCTAAACGTATATGAAGCTGATTCAGGATTATGATTGTTTTTAAATAAATCTTACCATGAACTTTTCGTAATTTTGTATATGTTATTAAACTAAATCTAACTATTAACCAGGTAGGCTATATGCAGTTATGCACTCTTCTACCTTGAACTGTTTGTAATTTTGTATATGTTATTAAACCAAATCTAACTATGACACCAGTGTGCGGCCTATTGTAAGGGTGCGGCCCAATGTACACCGGTGTGCAGCCCAATATACTTTAGTGTGCGACACATATGAGGGTGTGCGACTCCCTCATAGTGTGCGGTCATGCAAAGAAATGTTGTACATTGTGCATCAGGTAATTGTATAGTGAGAATGTGTGGTCTCTAGTATGCGACCACGCATGGTTTGGTTGTATGTACGTTGTGCATCAGAGAATATTCCTTTAGAGGTGTACGGTACACATTGCATATAATTGTGCGGTATGCTGTATACGGTTGTACAGCATGCAAATCCGAGTTGTATATTTCAAGAGTGTGTGCGGCATCAGAATAATCAAGCAATAAACCATTCATGTTTCTAAGATCAAAACAGCAAAAACACAGATTTTTACACAATATTCTTATGAACCCTACTATTATTTTTAACATACAAAAATCAATCTATTCATTCCTTATCATACCCAATCGTTAGGTAATTATTACCGTCTATTATTTGAATCATTTTATGAACACAAATCATCAAGCTTTCATCATCATACATAATCAGATTTATACCATACATATCATCACAAGGAGCCATTATTAACAATCATCAAGCTGATCTAACTGATCAAGACCATCGATAACCTTCAAACAAATCCACGGAACTCTAGTTTATTCAACATTATTCATGAATCAGAAATAGTATTAGGATCATCTTTCATACAAAACATCAATATCACAATATCTATCAAGTTCACATGATTATAACTTACCCTAAGTCATTAGTAATGACTCATTACTATCATGATCAGTTGTCTTTCATGCATTCAAACGAGTTTGAACATATTTTCTGTCAACACTAGCTCCTTGTTTATAATCACCAACAATCATAAACACCATCATCATATCGAGCAATCAAACAATGGTCGTATACTAACCTGGAATTTGAGATGCAAAGAGGTGTGCAAGATGACAAGAGGAATCCTTGAAAAGAAGGGGAAAAATCTTTGAAGGAAAAGATCTGTCTTCAATCttcaaaagaggaaagggttctaaaaggagaagaatactagagagagagagagtgtgtgtgtgtgtgtgtgtgtgagagagtgaGAGCCGCCGTCAATGATTGTGGAACatttttttagggttttggcAGATAAGGGTATAAATACCCAAGCAAAGATTCCGCACACACACCCACACACATGCACGGTTAAGGGTGTGCGGTCTCCTTTTGGGCCTGTTGTGTGACCTTAGGCTACATTAATAGTGTGCGGCCTAGCCAAGTGTGCGGCCGCACCTTATTGTTTGCGCAATATTGTTTTTGAGTGTACGGCTAGATTccctttataatataaatttACAAATAACGTTCACAACATTCATATTTATATAAGCAAATCGGATATATTCAAGCGCATTTATTCTTTTCACATAGTTACAATGCAGGGTGGAACGTGAAGGGAAagctcgagttgtcacactaatAGTCCTTGTCAGAGTCGAGAAGCATCTTTACAACCTCGCTCATGGTTGGTCTAGCATCtttatcttcctcaacacattgCAGAGCCACCCTTAGAAGATTTTTCATTTGGATAATCTCAAATCTCTCCGTCATCATAGGATCCAATATCTCCATGAGTTGTGTCTCTGTCAAATCCTCGCGAGCCTCATAAACCTTCTCCCTCACCCAGTCTACAAGCCGTTTTTGCTCAACAATTTTGCTATAATCAATTGCTTGATCACATGTGGGACTTCGTCCTGTTAGCATCTCAAGAACCACCATCCCGTAGCTATAAACATCTACTTTTGACGTAATTGGAAGATTAAACACCCATTCTGGAGCTATATACCCTCTAGTCCCTCTTATCCTCGAAAAGATGGAATCTTCAGTAACATTTTGATGGAATAGTTTCGACAAGCCGAAGTCAGCAACCTTTGGGATATAATTAGCATCCAACAATATGTTATGTGGTTTAACATCACAATGCAAGACCCACTCCAAGCATTCTTCATGTAAATAAGCTAGCCCTTTAGCCACACCTTTGGCTATTTCAAACCTTTTCAGCCAATCAAGCTTGTTAGCAACCAACAAGTTGCTAGCTAAGGATCCATTCTCCATGTACTCATACACCAAGATCCTATGCTTTCCCTCAGCACAATAACCATACGTTTCTATCAAGTTCATATGATTTATTCTTCCAATTGTGCTCATCTCTGCTAGAAATTCAGCCTCTCCCTGGATGGCGTCGTGGAGCACCTTAATTGCCACCACTCGATTGTCAGGCAGTTTTCCTTTGTACACAATGCCACCACCACCTCTCCCAATCTCCTCTCTAAATTTATGTGACACCTTCATTATCTCATCGTATGTGAATCTTTTGAATCCAGTAGCAATTGCAAGGTAGGATTGGGTGGTTTTGCCTGAGGTTCTTTTGGTGATTAAGCAAAAGAATAGAAAGCACAAGACTTCAATTCCACCTAGGATGATGCTGAACCACAACATAAACTTGCGAGACCCACTTTCATCCTTTTCTTCATATGGTCGTTTTAGCTCTATCACAGAAGTGGAGCACTCCAATTTTGACTCATTAGCAACCTTTT belongs to Helianthus annuus cultivar XRQ/B chromosome 5, HanXRQr2.0-SUNRISE, whole genome shotgun sequence and includes:
- the LOC110943624 gene encoding putative receptor protein kinase ZmPK1, yielding MHGYKAKNHSDSSFGCEPTFDLTKHPENYDFIRLPFVEFYGFDSQFSSRSTFSECKKACLDDPNCKAIQFNFDQGYGAFVCYVKTLLYNGFYKGTPFNTYLKLRKTDVLSYNQKVANESKLECSTSVIELKRPYEEKDESGSRKFMLWFSIILGGIEVLCFLFFCLITKRTSGKTTQSYLAIATGFKRFTYDEIMKVSHKFREEIGRGGGGIVYKGKLPDNRVVAIKVLHDAIQGEAEFLAEMSTIGRINHMNLIETYGYCAEGKHRILVYEYMENGSLASNLLVANKLDWLKRFEIAKGVAKGLAYLHEECLEWVLHCDVKPHNILLDANYIPKVADFGLSKLFHQNVTEDSIFSRIRGTRGYIAPEWVFNLPITSKVDVYSYGMVVLEMLTGRSPTCDQAIDYSKIVEQKRLVDWVREKVYEAREDLTETQLMEILDPMMTERFEIIQMKNLLRVALQCVEEDKDARPTMSEVVKMLLDSDKDY